The stretch of DNA CTGGCCAGATTTAGCATGTCTTTTAATGGTCCCAAAAGGATGATTCCTTATGTTTTGGTGAGCCTGTGACCTTTCATCAAGCACAAATTTCCACTCATACACAAGAAATCTCAAAAAATCTCATTGGAAAATAGCCATGAAATTTCCTAACCAaagtccctctctctctctgccttctgcTTGTGAGATTGGTTTGGCTTCCTGGCTCAGAAGCCAATAGGCATCAGGAAACTACCTACACCTGAGTAATTGAGGCATCAGCCTATTTAAGTGGCTTCATTGTTaacctctctctgttctcttccTCCAAGGCCTCCACAAGACagatggttttgtttgtttgcttgttgttgCTTGCTTGTTTGTGATGTGCATTATGTTTgcatgcatcacacacacaatccacgCACTGCATCCATTACTGACCTAGCTgactaacattattattatattgtatctTAAGTTGAACCAACAATTAACAAAAGTTAAGTGTtggttcattattattatgaatcATTTCGATACAATAATTTTAATGGATATCATTATACActgtttatttaaacatttattccCCTTTTCTaaagttttgtttaatttaattttggtATTTTAACCAATGACACTTTTTTTCATCAAGTTTTATTTCCTGATGTCATTTTTGATAATGGAGACACCGACGTCACTCTAGTCTAGATAACAGGAACTAACTGGCTAAATTTGGTAGCAGTTGTTGAGCTTGCTTGGAGGAAAGGGGCATGTGATGAAAGGCGAAGGGGCGATGATAACACCACTGTcatgaaaattacattataaaataaaatgcgTCTTTATAAATAgtgacattatgaaataaaacatacttttgaTAAAGgcaatttttaaataaaaaggtctattaagaaataaaaatgaagtcCTATACAACTCTGTTATTATGGAGATAAGAATGATACATTTCATAATGAGTTGAGTTTTAATGCTTTTTGAAATCACTTCACAACTTATTGGTTCATTTATAAATTTTGCAGAATTTATTCATGtgattatatatttcatttttatttatttcatattgaaTACTTTGGGACTACCTCCATTTTGGTCACTCTGTGAACTTTCCTCTGAAACCACCATGAGGACTAAATGTCAAATTtgtacaaaaatacaatcaaatacATCACAATCTAATAGGcagactgccatgaaatttactTACCCATTAGCTCCCATGCAAATAAAGTTCTAACATTCATTCCTGCACTTTCAGAGTGTAAGGTGTGTTGAAAATTGCATTTGCTGGAGCTGCTAGTAAAGCTTTTCACCTAAAATGTTAGAGGAAGCTAGGGACTCACATGATAGATGGGGTCTTGAGCCACCTTCCACCACCTGGCTGGTTGGGGAAAACATCCTCCAGGAAGAAGTACACATGACCAACAGCGATACCTCAAGAAAggtaaaaaatcattttaacacaAGCACCATTCATACTGTACACCACCAACCATATCAGTTCTCTTCAGCCCTTTAAAACATCAgtaaggaaaaaacaacaatgactgCAGGTGACAGTGATAGGTACCTAGAAGATCCACGATGATGGAGTTGCCCAGCAGAAGTGAGAATCCCATCAGCACCCATGGCAGGAAGGGTGCCTGGAAATTCAGCAGCCCAAAGAAATTCATGCGAACGTTTGGGTTTCGTCGACTCCAAACGTACACCAGCATGATAGTGAAGGCTTGGCCCAGGAACACCAGACTCACAAAAGTTCCAAATATCTGAAACCTTGTTAAAGAACATGGCGAATAAATGAATTCTACTGACTGTATCATGAGGGACAAACTGGCACCATGCTGAGTTCTAACATTAAGTGATATATTTTTGGCCAGTTATTTAATGCTGCTATTATTAGTTGCATTTGTGCAGTCCGAGGTCAAAAAGCAGCTGAAGGCATGCTACTCTTATTTTAATCATATATGCTTATGGGTTTTGgtatgctgctgctgttgtagtGGCTTATGGCACTTACATACAAACATTATGTCACTCATGCTCCTCTGACAGAAACCACCCTTTACCGGCATATACTGGTTGGGCGCCAATATTGTTTTAGTGTCATATGCCAATTCTTTGTGTAATGCCACTGACTATAGTGGTATGTCACATGACAATAACATTTCACTTTATATTCCACTGGCACATACCTCTCCCCACCACCACATGATGGTTATTACTGATAtatactgctgctgtgctgatgATATGCCTAATAAAGAACAAATCACCACAAGGTTCACATCTGTGactttgagtgaaatgtctacTAGAAATGAAAACTACTCCACAGATTACCATGAAGTTTAGTATAGGCATTTATGTCCCTTTCAGAATGAATTTTAATAACTCTAGCGGCCCCTgaaacttttcatctagcgccaaCATCAGGTCAAAATATGTCCAACACCTTTGTTTATgacaaatacctgcaaaaaaacagtaacattcCCAtaaacctcagctgtacttggTGTAGAGCTAACTAGGACATGTTACCATTGTCACTGTGACCCTTTTAGTATGCTGATGtcagcatttagcttaaagcacaACTGTGCTTGactacagtctcacagagctgctagtgtAGCTGTAGACTTTTGAGGCTTGTTGAGGCTCTTGAGCTCTGTGAGCTGCAGAACAGATAAATATGAATACCAAAcaaaatatgaggaaaaaaataggaaaactaaataaaaaacaggTTTACAGAGGTTAGTAGTGCTGATGTGAAAAGGGTTCTAGTAACGTGTACAGTCGTATTGCATATTTGTTTGATAAAGAGACAAATACGCAAGAACATCAACCAGTTGTTACACAAATCCTACattcgtcttcttctttctgcctTAAATTTTTTCTGCCAAGCTATACTAGAGAGCTGTCAATGTTGAGGTCAGTATAAGTAATAAATGACATTGGTCATTGAATTGTTCAACAAGGATCTCATTATCTGtatattaaaatgcttttcaCTTTCATGGGAAGGATACAGTCATCAGAAGCCCACCAAAGAGGAACATGAAGACAAAGTCAGCCGTGCGTCCCCTGAAAGAGCCTTCCTCTAGCATCCGACAGTATCTGTACCTGAAAGCAGATGGTTAAGGAAATGTACACAGAAAGTCTGCCAGAACCATTTGACGGATTTCCTCATCATCTACATAATGAAGAACTGCCACAgcatatgtgtttatgtgtcattGGTTTGAATGATTGAGAAGATTGAGTAGAAGTTTCTCAATGTTGTATACTATACAGATTGTAAAAtttggggcggctgtggctcaggagatagagcgggtcgtccactaatcagaagatcagcGGTTCGATCCCCGGCTCTTCCAGTCCccatgttgaagtgtccttgggcaagatactgaaccccaaattgctcccgaaggCTGTGAGTATTAAATTAGATCTCCTGATGAGCTGGTTGGCaacttgcatggcagcctctgcctgCAAtgtaagaatgtgtgtgtgaaagggtgAATGTAgcgtaaagcactttgagtggtcggaagactagaaaatatataaaatgtagcCCATTTTACCATTTGTGGTTTGTGATATTgggttatataaataaaaaactgacaTGACTCCATTTATATATAAAGACAACATTTTACTGTGAAGTTGCATCATCCCATCTCTGAAAACACGTATCCCTTGTGAAACAGAAAGTATGTAAAGTCACTTCACATGATAAATGCAATGAAACTGAGAACTGAGAAGGatacaaaaaaatcatattgaACAGGAAATTGAAGCCAACTGGACCAAAAAACAGGAAGTTGGTTATTAGCCGCCATAcctacaaagagagagagaacattcAGCTGTACGTAACATACAAGCATACAGTAGAATAAACAAATCCAGAGGTCATTTCCTTGATTAGAGTGATTAGAGGCTTTGTTTAACTGCAGAATGTCTAGCAATTAGTCAACATACTGAAGAGAGGCAGGCCGCATGACGTGAATGATAACTATTTATGCAGTTATTATAAGAGACCCGTTCCTTGTGCAAGCCATCCCACCTTAAGACAACAGAGCtaattatatttgatttataaaatgatgtgCAAAAACCATTGATAATCCATGTGGTAGATGTCtgttctcattaaaaaaaaccacttGTTGCCCAAATAAGTCAGGTAGCTGAGATAATTGAGGCTGTGAAGTATGTGAAATGGTATGTGCCCTGACACTAACCcctgaggatgaggatgagcggatgagatgagatgagccAGATTACTCACCTGGTAATTCCTTAGAATCAAATCCGGATTGAAGTATAGCTGAAAGGGTGTGATGATCTCTAGTTGCTGTGACAAGAAGACAACAAAAGACAATGTTATAGAcggtaacaataataataaagaacTTCGCAAAATGATCCAGATGTGACAAACATCTTTTCCTGGCTGAG from Thunnus albacares chromosome 18, fThuAlb1.1, whole genome shotgun sequence encodes:
- the derl2 gene encoding derlin-2; its protein translation is MAYQTLQQEYLQIPVVTRAYTTACVLTTAAVQLEIITPFQLYFNPDLILRNYQVWRLITNFLFFGPVGFNFLFNMIFLYRYCRMLEEGSFRGRTADFVFMFLFGGLLMTIFGTFVSLVFLGQAFTIMLVYVWSRRNPNVRMNFFGLLNFQAPFLPWVLMGFSLLLGNSIIVDLLGIAVGHVYFFLEDVFPNQPGGGRWLKTPSIIKMLFDTPEEDANYNPLPEERPGGFAWGEGQRLGG